A single region of the Cucumis melo cultivar AY chromosome 3, USDA_Cmelo_AY_1.0, whole genome shotgun sequence genome encodes:
- the LOC103504092 gene encoding auxilin-related protein 2 isoform X3 has protein sequence MDEFGVLTERFGLKPQGKSAPMAASKQPASSNTFHSGFNSGLNGKSSLDSGFVDVSFQKNTKPDSYAGVDDIFGSLNQSTKHLRNSASSPSSFDYDSIFFGSKNSDPTYDDMFSGIAGFKSSGTAKKEDPVRSFSPSLNHTSQIDDLFGDFSSNVVKPTPNPNGLKSAPNNAAPFDELISGFDDSKSRINRASMQDNLTQQATSHSKSTFSSARDPFIELESASIPSYNSSEAFPDPLEEMTKFNNKFDSSYNSSPPFRVPPVPKPGHKAVKVKSSSSSPIDELEDFAKGKVRNNSEGNVDASTRTTNRNSKDAHTAGLNHQKTVDDLDSFFNVGPRSKSAPRSRTTTPDPLFDVPKYNKPPEIPKPTPSASFSHIKKSSSAVNFVDDLFFGGSPSFGHFEEVDGESEERRRARLGRLQRTQERAARAVADLNERDFQTQHEQEEKRFCLL, from the exons ATGGACGAGTTTGGGGTATTGACCGAAAGATTTGGATTGAAGCCGCAAGGAAAATCGGCTCCAATGGCTGCATCTAAGCAACCTGCTTCCTCAAACACCTTCCACTCTGGGTTTAATTCCGGTTTGAATGGTAAATCCTCCCTCGATTCTGGTTTTGTTGACGTATCGTTTCAGAAAAACACTAAACCCGACTCTTACGCTGGGGTTGATGATATTTTCGGGAGTCTCAATCAGTCAACGAAACATTTGAGGAATTCTGCAAGTTCTCCATCTTCTTTTGACTACGATTCCATATTTTTTGGGTCCAAGAATTCAGATCCAACATATGATGATATGTTTAGTGGGATTGCTGGATTTAAGAGCTCGGGTACAGCGAAGAAGGAGGATCCGGTCCGATCATTTTCCCCATCTTTGAATCATACCTCTCAAATTGATGACTTGTTTGGTGATTTTAGCAGCAATGTGGTGAAACCAACTCCTAACCCGAACGGATTAAAAAGTGCACCAAATAACGCTGCCCCTTTTGATGAATTGATTTCGGGCTTTGATGATAGCAAATCTCGAATTAACAG AGCAAGCATGCAGGACAATCTGACCCAGCAAGCAACTTCTCATTCTAAATCAACTTTCAGTTCAGCCAGAGATCCTTTTATAGAATTAGAATCGGCTTCAATACCATCATATAATTCGTCTGAGGCTTTTCCAGATCCGCTTGAGGAAATGACCAAGTTCAATAATAAATTCGATAGCTCCTACAATTCTTCCCCACCATTCAGGGTTCCTCCAGTACCAAAGCCAGGTCACAAGGCAGTTAAAG TTAAGAGTTCCTCTTCCTCTCCTATTGATGAATTGGAGGACTTTGCAAAGGGGAAGGTGCGGAATAACAGTGAAGGGAATGTGGATGCCTCAACACGCACAACAAATAGAAATAGTAAAGATGCACATACTGCAGGACTAAATCATCAAAAAACTGTTGATGATCTGGACTCCTTTTTCAATGTGGGTCCTCGATCAAAGAGTGCTCCAAGGTCACGAACAACAACTCCG GATCCTCTGTTTGACGTTCCTAAGTACAACAAACCACCTGAAATACCCAAACCCACTCCCTCAGCTTCCTTTTCCCACATAAAGAAATCTTCTTCAGCTGTAAATTTTGTGGATGATCTTTTTTTCGGAG GTTCTCCTTCATTTGGACATTTTGAAGAAGTTGATGGAGAAagtgaagaaagaagaagagctAGATTAGGGCGTCTACAGAGGACCCAAGAGCGTGCA GCAAGAGCAGTGGCTGATTTGAATGAGCGTGACTTTCAAACACAGCATGAGCAAGAAGAGAAGCGT TTTTGTTTGCTATGA